One Deltaproteobacteria bacterium DNA window includes the following coding sequences:
- a CDS encoding acyl carrier protein → MDIEQRLRQYIVENFMYSGDVGQLTADYHLFENGVIDSTGVLELVSFLEQDFGVKVEDSELVPENFATVASLAAFVARKSDA, encoded by the coding sequence ATGGACATCGAACAGAGGCTCCGGCAGTACATCGTCGAGAACTTCATGTACTCGGGCGATGTAGGCCAACTGACCGCCGACTACCATCTGTTCGAGAACGGCGTCATCGATTCGACCGGGGTGCTCGAACTGGTCTCCTTCCTCGAGCAGGACTTCGGGGTGAAGGTCGAGGACAGCGAGCTCGTGCCGGAGAACTTCGCGACCGTGGCTAGCCTCGCCGCCTTCGTGGCGCGCAAGAGCGACGCCTGA
- the pdhA gene encoding pyruvate dehydrogenase (acetyl-transferring) E1 component subunit alpha produces the protein MPLKDAARFAVSHLQVLDEQGRVDEKLDPKLPDADLVKLYEAMTLAREADQRMLKLQRQGRMGTFPLSTGQEAAVCGVAFAMREQDWFVPSYRELGAMLMRGYPLLQYMRYWNGYEEGNTLPEKGRNLPIAAIVGSQALHAVGVAYATRLRREPAAVVTYFGDGASSEGDVLEAMNFAGVWQAPVVFVCMNNQWAISLPREAQTRAETIAQKAIAFGFEGIQVDGNDVLAVYKATNAALERARAGGGPTLIEAITYRLMMHTTADDPKRYRPEDEVAEEWKKDPLARLKTLLERRGIWNDDLQGGLEAKARRAVEEAVAALEEPYPIKPDAAFDHVFAQPTDDLEAQRAEFLAEVHRAAGEASHG, from the coding sequence ATGCCGCTCAAGGATGCTGCACGCTTTGCCGTCTCGCACCTGCAGGTGCTGGACGAGCAGGGGAGGGTGGACGAGAAGCTCGACCCGAAGCTCCCCGACGCCGACCTCGTGAAGCTCTACGAGGCCATGACGCTGGCTCGCGAGGCGGACCAGCGCATGCTCAAGCTCCAGCGCCAGGGGCGGATGGGCACCTTCCCCCTCTCCACCGGGCAAGAAGCCGCCGTGTGCGGCGTGGCCTTCGCCATGCGCGAGCAGGACTGGTTCGTGCCGTCCTACCGCGAGCTCGGGGCGATGCTGATGCGGGGGTACCCGCTCCTGCAGTACATGCGCTACTGGAACGGCTACGAGGAGGGGAACACCCTCCCCGAGAAGGGGCGAAACCTGCCCATCGCCGCCATCGTCGGCTCGCAGGCCCTCCACGCGGTCGGCGTGGCCTACGCGACGAGGCTCCGCCGCGAGCCGGCCGCCGTCGTGACCTACTTCGGGGACGGCGCGAGCTCCGAGGGGGACGTGCTCGAGGCCATGAACTTCGCGGGGGTGTGGCAGGCGCCGGTGGTCTTCGTCTGCATGAACAACCAGTGGGCCATCTCCCTGCCGCGCGAGGCGCAGACGCGGGCCGAGACGATCGCGCAGAAGGCCATCGCCTTCGGCTTCGAGGGGATCCAGGTGGACGGCAACGACGTGCTGGCCGTCTACAAGGCCACGAACGCGGCGCTCGAGCGGGCGCGGGCGGGTGGCGGCCCGACGCTGATCGAGGCGATCACCTATCGCCTGATGATGCACACCACGGCGGACGACCCGAAGCGCTACCGCCCCGAGGACGAGGTAGCCGAGGAGTGGAAGAAAGACCCGCTCGCGCGGCTGAAGACCTTGCTCGAGCGGCGCGGGATCTGGAACGACGACCTGCAGGGTGGTCTCGAGGCCAAGGCGCGGCGTGCGGTGGAAGAGGCGGTGGCGGCCCTGGAGGAGCCCTACCCGATCAAGCCCGACGCGGCCTTCGACCACGTCTTCGCGCAGCCGACGGACGACCTCGAGGCGCAGCGCGCCGAGTTTCTGGCCGAGGTGCATCGCGCGGCGGGGGAGGCCTCCCATGGCTAA
- a CDS encoding 2-oxoacid:acceptor oxidoreductase subunit alpha, with protein sequence MSSAPAGRPVERKEVDRVTIRFAGDSGDGMQLVGTQFTNASAVLGNDVSTLPDYPAEIRAPQGSLPGVSAFQLSFASEDIFTPGDQPDVLVAMNPAALKVNLPDLPHGATIIVNDDEFNATNLRKAGYDKNPLDDDGLSGYRVHRVPITSANARALADSGLTANEIDRCKNFFALGLMFWLYDRPLEATLRTIEEKFEGKPQVREANKTTLKAGHAFAETAEMFPASFRVPPARLEPGMYRNITGNAATALGFVAASQLCGRPLFYGSYPITPASEILQDLARYKNFGVRTFQAEDEIAGIGTAIGAAYGGALGLTGTSGPGLALKGEAIGLAVMTELPLVIVNVQRAGPSTGLPTKTEQSDLLQAMFGRNGESPVAVVAPCSPGDCFHMAIEAARIAIRHMTPVIYLSDGYLGNGSEPWRIPDLESLPRFPVEFPTDPATFKPYARDEKTLARPWGIPGTPGLEHRLGGLEKANVTGMVCYDAANHDLMVKLRAEKVARIAADIPEQPVFGPSEGDVLVISWGGTYGAVRTAVQSAQRDGFRVAHAHVRYIHPMPANLGEVVKRYRRVLVPELNLGQLLFLLRARYLVDAIGLNKVAGQPFRSLEVYEKIAELCRPNN encoded by the coding sequence ATGTCATCTGCACCCGCCGGCCGGCCGGTCGAGCGTAAGGAAGTCGATCGCGTCACCATTCGCTTCGCCGGAGACTCCGGCGACGGCATGCAGCTCGTCGGCACACAGTTCACGAACGCGTCCGCCGTGCTCGGCAACGACGTGAGCACGTTGCCGGACTACCCCGCGGAGATCCGCGCGCCGCAGGGCTCGCTGCCGGGCGTGAGCGCCTTTCAGCTCAGCTTCGCGAGCGAGGACATCTTCACGCCGGGTGATCAGCCAGACGTGCTGGTGGCGATGAACCCCGCGGCGTTGAAGGTCAACCTTCCAGACCTGCCCCACGGCGCGACGATCATCGTCAACGACGACGAGTTCAACGCGACGAACCTGAGGAAGGCGGGCTACGACAAGAACCCGCTCGACGACGACGGCCTCTCCGGCTATCGCGTCCATCGCGTGCCGATCACCTCGGCCAACGCGCGGGCCCTGGCCGATTCGGGCCTCACCGCGAACGAGATCGATCGCTGCAAGAACTTCTTCGCGCTCGGCCTGATGTTCTGGCTCTACGACCGGCCCCTCGAGGCGACGCTCCGCACCATCGAGGAAAAGTTCGAGGGGAAGCCGCAGGTCCGCGAGGCCAACAAGACCACGCTCAAGGCGGGTCATGCCTTCGCCGAGACGGCCGAGATGTTCCCGGCCAGCTTCCGCGTGCCGCCGGCGCGCCTCGAGCCGGGGATGTATCGGAACATCACGGGCAACGCGGCGACGGCCCTCGGCTTCGTCGCGGCGTCGCAGCTCTGCGGGCGTCCGCTCTTCTACGGCAGCTACCCGATCACGCCGGCGAGCGAGATCCTGCAGGACCTCGCCCGCTACAAGAACTTCGGCGTGCGCACCTTCCAGGCCGAGGACGAGATCGCCGGGATCGGCACCGCCATCGGCGCGGCCTACGGCGGTGCGCTCGGCCTGACGGGCACGAGCGGGCCGGGGCTGGCGCTCAAGGGCGAGGCGATCGGCCTCGCGGTCATGACCGAGCTTCCGCTGGTGATCGTGAACGTGCAGCGGGCGGGCCCGAGCACGGGCTTGCCGACGAAGACCGAGCAGTCCGACCTGCTGCAGGCCATGTTCGGGCGCAACGGCGAGTCGCCCGTGGCGGTGGTGGCCCCCTGTTCGCCGGGCGACTGCTTCCACATGGCGATCGAGGCGGCGCGCATCGCGATCCGCCACATGACACCGGTGATCTACCTCTCCGACGGGTACCTCGGGAACGGCTCCGAGCCCTGGAGGATTCCGGACCTCGAGTCGCTGCCGCGCTTCCCGGTGGAGTTCCCGACGGACCCGGCCACGTTCAAGCCGTACGCGCGGGACGAGAAGACGCTCGCGCGCCCGTGGGGCATTCCGGGGACGCCGGGCCTCGAGCACCGGCTCGGCGGACTCGAGAAGGCCAACGTCACGGGCATGGTCTGCTACGACGCGGCGAACCACGACCTGATGGTGAAACTGCGCGCCGAGAAGGTCGCGCGGATCGCCGCCGACATCCCCGAGCAGCCGGTCTTCGGTCCGTCGGAGGGGGACGTCCTCGTCATTTCCTGGGGCGGAACCTACGGAGCCGTGCGGACGGCCGTGCAGAGCGCGCAGCGGGATGGCTTCCGCGTGGCGCACGCCCATGTGCGATACATCCATCCGATGCCTGCCAACCTGGGCGAGGTGGTCAAGCGCTACCGTCGCGTGCTGGTCCCCGAGCTGAACCTCGGCCAGCTTCTCTTCCTTCTGCGAGCCCGGTACCTGGTGGACGCGATCGGCCTGAACAAGGTCGCGGGGCAGCCTTTCCGCAGCCTCGAGGTCTACGAGAAGATCGCCGAGCTCTGCCGACCCAACAACTAA
- a CDS encoding zinc-ribbon domain-containing protein, with product MATEGAGSVKVQCTSCGARYSLPGERVRGRLLRIRCKTCQNLFEVRVTEGSTAGAAVARGRKGWYVAVGGERKGPFTAQEVRDRFARGEVQLTTYAWHPSLTQWERLRRIEEFSDLAGGTIAEPPRASRPSGSLPRIDEPAPAPAPAPAEALPDTDAATAILQPDENRREEAVKLEGGWPAGIDTGWADPAEGVAQASADDDASEDEPARDEVRPAADAGGTGVPTAVSPNWYPGAAVFSEPGVRDEVVAQGRPGGLFGDALDVGMDKATIEESVPAALAAERAASEPQAARRRDPSRGGPRAAVAEERPPSSGATRGDPSRGDPSRGDPSRGDPSRGDPSRGDPSRDKLLKGERNESSVLFSLPHLANMYKKPAAAPKKEAEEIPSAIDAVAREGEVARASALAAAGEEAPASAKALAAPPPVLVGPAAGRGLGEGWGRLVGVAFGGAMLGAGGLVLAIYLMQPRALQVLLGRADGASGSVEVRSGGPTVPPRDPGTGAAGTAAPSRAADAGASASAPDAGRPASEAVRPAVVVVDAAPADLARGPDRALAAVPAKGGARPSGRSTIQKEDSQTRLQRLLKKASEAAEKGGGVADGESAETPPAAKPSLAAGEGDAAGTAEAKAPRPGELARTLSRAQIATGMAKAEKAVKRCHEKHKQPGQVILKVTISGSTGRIVQGEVLGDLAGTEAGGCVLEAAKEAARFPRFANPTVTLRYPYVLR from the coding sequence ATGGCCACCGAAGGCGCGGGCTCCGTGAAGGTTCAATGCACGAGCTGCGGTGCCCGGTATAGCCTCCCCGGCGAGCGCGTGCGCGGCAGGCTTCTGCGCATCCGCTGCAAGACCTGTCAGAACCTGTTCGAGGTTCGGGTTACCGAGGGGAGCACGGCCGGGGCTGCGGTAGCCCGGGGGCGCAAGGGCTGGTACGTCGCGGTGGGGGGCGAGCGCAAGGGTCCCTTCACCGCGCAAGAGGTGCGCGACCGGTTCGCGCGCGGGGAGGTCCAGCTTACCACCTACGCCTGGCATCCGAGCCTGACGCAGTGGGAGCGGCTCCGTCGCATCGAGGAGTTCAGCGACCTCGCGGGCGGGACGATCGCCGAGCCGCCGAGGGCCTCGCGTCCGAGCGGCTCGCTCCCCCGGATCGACGAGCCGGCACCGGCTCCTGCACCAGCGCCAGCCGAGGCGCTGCCCGACACCGACGCCGCCACGGCCATTCTTCAGCCCGACGAGAACCGGCGGGAGGAGGCCGTCAAGCTGGAGGGCGGGTGGCCCGCGGGGATCGATACCGGCTGGGCCGACCCGGCCGAGGGCGTCGCCCAGGCCAGCGCGGATGACGATGCCTCCGAGGACGAGCCCGCTCGGGACGAGGTGCGACCGGCAGCCGACGCGGGAGGTACGGGGGTCCCGACGGCGGTCTCGCCGAACTGGTATCCGGGAGCCGCAGTCTTCTCCGAGCCGGGGGTGCGCGACGAGGTCGTGGCGCAAGGGCGGCCGGGGGGGCTGTTCGGGGACGCGCTCGACGTGGGGATGGACAAGGCCACGATCGAGGAGTCGGTGCCCGCAGCCCTGGCTGCCGAGCGTGCGGCGAGCGAACCGCAAGCTGCGCGGAGGCGCGACCCCTCGCGTGGCGGACCGCGCGCTGCGGTGGCCGAGGAGCGGCCCCCGTCCTCGGGTGCGACGCGTGGTGACCCCTCGCGTGGTGACCCCTCGCGTGGCGACCCCTCGCGTGGTGACCCCTCGCGTGGTGACCCCTCGCGTGGCGACCCCTCGCGCGACAAGCTGCTGAAGGGCGAGCGCAACGAGAGCTCGGTGCTCTTCTCGCTGCCGCACCTGGCCAACATGTACAAGAAGCCGGCGGCGGCGCCGAAGAAGGAGGCCGAGGAGATCCCGTCGGCCATCGACGCCGTGGCCCGCGAGGGGGAGGTCGCTCGTGCGAGCGCGCTGGCTGCGGCGGGGGAGGAGGCTCCCGCGTCCGCGAAGGCTCTCGCTGCGCCGCCCCCCGTGCTGGTCGGCCCCGCAGCGGGACGTGGACTCGGCGAGGGGTGGGGACGGCTCGTCGGCGTGGCCTTCGGCGGCGCGATGCTGGGGGCCGGGGGCCTGGTGCTCGCGATCTATCTGATGCAGCCGCGGGCGCTGCAGGTGCTGCTCGGGCGGGCCGACGGCGCGTCGGGTTCCGTGGAGGTCCGATCGGGAGGCCCCACCGTGCCTCCGCGCGACCCGGGGACCGGGGCCGCGGGTACGGCTGCCCCCTCGCGCGCGGCCGACGCGGGGGCGAGCGCCTCGGCTCCCGACGCGGGCCGTCCCGCTTCGGAGGCAGTTCGCCCTGCCGTCGTGGTCGTGGACGCAGCCCCAGCCGATCTCGCCCGCGGGCCGGATCGCGCGCTTGCCGCGGTGCCCGCGAAGGGGGGCGCGCGACCGAGCGGCCGCAGCACGATTCAGAAGGAGGATTCGCAAACGCGGCTCCAGCGTCTGCTCAAGAAGGCGAGCGAGGCGGCGGAGAAGGGGGGCGGAGTAGCCGACGGAGAGAGCGCCGAGACGCCTCCCGCCGCGAAACCGTCGCTGGCCGCGGGGGAGGGGGACGCGGCCGGGACCGCGGAGGCTAAGGCTCCTCGCCCGGGAGAGCTCGCGCGAACCCTCTCTCGCGCGCAGATCGCGACCGGGATGGCCAAGGCGGAGAAGGCGGTCAAGCGCTGCCACGAGAAGCACAAGCAGCCGGGCCAGGTGATCTTGAAGGTCACCATCTCGGGGTCGACGGGACGCATCGTGCAGGGGGAGGTCCTCGGCGACCTGGCCGGTACGGAGGCCGGGGGGTGCGTCCTCGAGGCGGCCAAGGAGGCCGCGCGCTTCCCGCGCTTCGCGAACCCCACCGTCACGCTGCGCTATCCCTACGTCCTCCGGTGA
- the lpdA gene encoding dihydrolipoyl dehydrogenase — protein sequence MVMGSLRQQTDVVVVGGGPGGYVAAIRAADLGREVLLVEQRPRLGGVCLIEGCIPSKALITAVELAAAAREGKKMGIHVEGVRIDLAGLRSFTESVVDGLTKGIDGLLKKRGIEVVHGHARLEGPNALSIEGSEVAGIDFRHCILATGSRVAPFPPARDLPVWTSTTALTLPEVPERLLVVGGGYIGLELGFVYAGLGAKVTVVELLPDLLSGADHDLVNVVARSARRKFQAVLLQTKVVGMERGAGGFVVGFEHEGQTRQEEFDQVLVAVGRKPNTDDLGLEKAGLKAGPGGLIEVTEELRTAVPHIFAIGDIVAGPGLAHKASREGKVAAEVIAGRPAAFDNVSIPAVVFTDPEVAWTGLTEREAVARGIPIKVGRFPLTALGRARTMGRTDGLAKVISDPDSGLVLGVGLVGPHASELIAEGTLALEMGATLEDLTATIHPHPTLSELIMEAAEVAEGMPVHVLPDKK from the coding sequence ATGGTCATGGGCAGCTTGCGCCAGCAGACGGACGTGGTGGTGGTGGGAGGGGGACCCGGCGGCTACGTCGCTGCGATCCGGGCCGCGGACCTCGGGCGGGAGGTGCTGCTCGTCGAGCAGCGCCCGCGTCTCGGGGGCGTCTGCCTGATCGAGGGGTGCATCCCATCCAAGGCGCTGATCACCGCGGTGGAGCTGGCGGCGGCGGCGCGCGAGGGGAAGAAGATGGGGATCCACGTCGAGGGGGTGCGCATCGACCTCGCGGGTCTCCGCTCCTTCACCGAGTCGGTCGTGGACGGGCTCACGAAGGGGATCGACGGGCTGCTCAAGAAGCGCGGCATCGAGGTGGTACACGGGCACGCGCGCCTGGAGGGCCCGAACGCGCTCTCCATCGAGGGCTCGGAGGTGGCGGGGATCGACTTCCGCCACTGCATCCTGGCCACGGGCTCGCGCGTGGCTCCCTTTCCCCCCGCGCGCGACCTGCCGGTCTGGACCTCCACCACCGCCCTGACCCTGCCCGAGGTGCCCGAGCGGCTCCTCGTCGTGGGGGGCGGCTACATCGGCCTCGAGCTCGGCTTCGTCTACGCGGGTCTCGGTGCGAAGGTGACCGTGGTGGAGCTCTTGCCCGACCTCCTGAGCGGTGCCGACCACGATCTGGTGAACGTGGTGGCTCGCAGCGCGCGCCGCAAGTTCCAGGCCGTGCTCCTGCAGACCAAGGTCGTGGGGATGGAGCGGGGCGCGGGGGGCTTCGTGGTGGGCTTCGAGCACGAGGGGCAGACCCGCCAGGAGGAGTTCGATCAGGTGCTGGTGGCCGTGGGGCGCAAGCCCAATACCGACGACCTGGGCCTGGAGAAGGCGGGGCTGAAGGCGGGGCCGGGGGGCCTCATCGAGGTCACCGAGGAGCTCCGCACCGCGGTGCCGCACATCTTCGCCATCGGCGACATCGTGGCGGGCCCCGGGCTCGCTCACAAGGCCAGCCGCGAGGGGAAGGTGGCCGCCGAGGTCATCGCCGGGCGGCCGGCCGCCTTCGACAACGTCTCCATCCCGGCGGTGGTCTTCACCGATCCGGAGGTGGCCTGGACGGGGCTCACGGAACGCGAGGCGGTGGCGCGCGGCATTCCGATCAAGGTGGGGCGCTTCCCGCTCACGGCCCTCGGCCGGGCCCGCACCATGGGGCGCACCGACGGTCTGGCGAAGGTGATCTCGGACCCCGACTCGGGGCTGGTCCTCGGGGTCGGGCTCGTCGGGCCGCACGCCTCGGAGCTGATCGCCGAGGGGACGCTGGCGCTCGAGATGGGGGCGACCCTCGAGGACCTCACGGCCACGATCCACCCCCACCCGACGCTCTCCGAGCTGATCATGGAGGCGGCCGAGGTGGCCGAGGGGATGCCCGTGCACGTCCTGCCCGACAAGAAGTAG
- a CDS encoding 2-oxoacid:ferredoxin oxidoreductase subunit beta produces the protein MAAPALTRKDFASAQEVRWCPGCGDYSILAQVQKVLPDLGIPKENIVFISGIGCSSRFPYYMETYGFHSIHGRAPTLASGLKASRPELSIWVITGDGDGLSIGGNHLLHVMRRNIDLTIVLFNNQIYGLTKGQYSPTSEFGKKTKTSPLGNIDFPIRPLSVALAAEASFVARSVDADVKHMQQVLERAARHKGTSFVEVYQNCVIFNDGAFDGFATKEQRPEHTVQLVHGKPLVFGAKRDKGIRLNGFTPEVVTLGNGITESDLLVHNEALHDPTLGMLLDRMTHPDFPVPVGVFRAVERPTYEDMMTDQIQRAVERRGAGELGQLFREGDVWEVKAKDANRVP, from the coding sequence ATGGCTGCACCTGCGCTGACCAGAAAAGACTTCGCTTCCGCGCAAGAGGTACGTTGGTGCCCTGGCTGCGGGGACTACTCCATTCTCGCTCAGGTCCAGAAGGTCCTGCCGGACCTCGGCATCCCGAAGGAGAACATCGTCTTCATCTCGGGGATCGGCTGTTCGAGCCGCTTCCCGTACTACATGGAGACCTACGGCTTTCACAGCATCCACGGGCGAGCCCCGACGCTGGCGAGCGGGCTCAAGGCCTCGCGCCCCGAGCTCTCGATCTGGGTCATCACCGGAGACGGCGACGGGCTCTCGATCGGCGGAAATCACCTGCTCCACGTGATGCGGCGGAACATCGACCTCACGATCGTCCTCTTCAACAACCAGATCTACGGGCTGACGAAGGGGCAGTACTCGCCGACCTCGGAGTTTGGCAAGAAGACCAAGACCTCCCCGCTCGGGAACATCGACTTCCCGATCCGCCCGCTCTCGGTGGCGTTGGCGGCGGAGGCCAGCTTCGTCGCGCGTTCGGTCGACGCGGACGTGAAGCACATGCAGCAGGTGCTCGAGCGGGCCGCGCGCCACAAGGGAACCTCCTTCGTGGAGGTCTACCAGAACTGCGTCATCTTCAACGACGGAGCCTTCGACGGCTTCGCCACGAAGGAGCAGCGCCCCGAGCACACCGTGCAGCTCGTCCACGGCAAGCCGCTGGTCTTCGGGGCGAAGCGGGACAAGGGGATCCGGCTGAACGGCTTCACCCCCGAGGTGGTGACCCTCGGCAACGGCATCACGGAGAGCGATCTCCTGGTGCACAACGAGGCGCTGCACGATCCGACCCTCGGCATGCTGCTCGACCGCATGACGCACCCCGATTTCCCCGTGCCGGTGGGCGTCTTCCGCGCCGTCGAGCGGCCGACCTACGAGGATATGATGACCGACCAGATCCAGCGCGCCGTCGAGCGACGCGGGGCGGGCGAGCTGGGGCAGTTGTTTCGGGAAGGGGACGTGTGGGAGGTCAAGGCGAAGGACGCCAATCGCGTGCCGTAG
- a CDS encoding 2-oxo acid dehydrogenase subunit E2, whose amino-acid sequence MFEFKLPDLGEGVHEGEILHWYVSEGDQIKADDPLVEVETDKAAVTIPSPKGGKVLRRTGQVGETISVGAVLVVIEDNGTSAASATRAPVPQVTAAPPAAAPAQPAAQPAAQPKPAPAVRATPVAVAPAPRPAPAAAAPSPPAPAPLREGPIPAAPATRRLARELGVELRSVPASGPGGRVTSEDVQRFAELSGTLPAAGETRPTAAAAPAAEAPMVTGGGAGGIPFLEVEPLPDFTQWGEVEREPMRSIRRKVAHKMVTSMILVPHVAHMDEADVTELDAFRRRERTRREGQPGARLTFLPFVFKAVISQLRAFPKFNASVDPFTQEIVYKRYYNLGFAADTEKGLVVPVLHRADQKSILRISAELADLSERARAGKLEVGELRGGTFTVTNVGSLGGTGMIPTINYPEVAILGMGMAQDKPVARDGQVVIRKMLPLTLAFDHRIIDGADAARFVTAVVRQLSDPSALLVEG is encoded by the coding sequence GTGTTCGAATTCAAGCTTCCAGACCTCGGCGAAGGCGTGCACGAAGGAGAGATCCTCCACTGGTACGTTTCCGAGGGAGACCAGATCAAGGCCGACGATCCGCTGGTGGAGGTCGAGACCGACAAGGCGGCCGTGACGATCCCCTCCCCCAAGGGGGGCAAGGTTCTCCGCCGGACCGGGCAGGTCGGTGAGACGATCTCCGTCGGTGCGGTGCTAGTGGTCATCGAGGACAACGGGACGAGCGCGGCCTCGGCCACGCGCGCACCGGTGCCGCAGGTCACGGCCGCACCCCCCGCCGCGGCCCCCGCGCAACCTGCCGCGCAACCTGCCGCGCAGCCGAAGCCTGCCCCCGCCGTGCGGGCTACGCCCGTCGCCGTCGCGCCCGCGCCGCGTCCGGCCCCGGCAGCCGCCGCCCCGAGCCCACCGGCTCCCGCGCCGCTCCGCGAGGGGCCGATCCCCGCGGCCCCGGCCACGCGCCGCCTCGCACGCGAGCTGGGGGTGGAGCTCCGGAGCGTGCCGGCGAGCGGCCCCGGCGGACGCGTGACCTCCGAGGACGTGCAGCGCTTCGCCGAGCTGTCGGGGACCCTCCCCGCGGCGGGCGAGACGCGCCCCACCGCAGCCGCGGCACCCGCGGCCGAGGCTCCGATGGTGACGGGCGGCGGCGCGGGGGGGATCCCGTTCCTCGAGGTGGAGCCGCTGCCGGACTTCACGCAGTGGGGCGAAGTGGAGCGCGAGCCGATGCGCTCGATCCGCCGCAAGGTGGCCCACAAGATGGTCACCTCGATGATCCTCGTGCCGCACGTGGCGCACATGGACGAGGCCGACGTGACCGAGCTCGACGCCTTCCGTCGGCGCGAACGCACCCGGCGCGAGGGACAGCCCGGCGCGCGTCTCACCTTCTTGCCCTTCGTCTTCAAGGCGGTCATCTCGCAGCTTCGGGCCTTCCCGAAGTTCAACGCGAGCGTGGATCCCTTCACGCAGGAGATCGTCTACAAGCGCTACTACAACCTGGGCTTCGCCGCGGACACCGAGAAGGGGCTCGTGGTCCCCGTGCTCCATCGCGCCGATCAGAAGAGCATCCTCAGGATCTCGGCCGAGCTCGCCGACCTGTCGGAGCGCGCGCGCGCCGGCAAGCTGGAGGTGGGCGAGCTCCGCGGTGGCACGTTCACCGTCACGAACGTCGGGAGTCTGGGCGGGACGGGCATGATCCCGACGATCAACTACCCCGAGGTGGCGATTCTCGGCATGGGGATGGCGCAGGACAAGCCGGTGGCGCGCGACGGACAGGTGGTGATCCGGAAGATGCTGCCGCTGACCCTGGCCTTCGACCATCGCATCATCGACGGGGCGGACGCCGCGCGCTTCGTGACCGCGGTGGTCAGGCAGCTTTCGGATCCCAGCGCGCTCCTGGTCGAGGGGTAG
- a CDS encoding 4Fe-4S binding protein, with amino-acid sequence MTYIIGDPCVDVMDTACVEVCPVDCIHYEEGVDRKLFIDPDECIDCGACEPACPVSAIWAEEDTPEDQKEYKGIEGLWYKDKPAARAAVDKRKPKA; translated from the coding sequence ATGACGTACATCATTGGCGATCCCTGCGTCGATGTGATGGATACCGCGTGCGTCGAGGTCTGCCCCGTGGATTGCATCCACTACGAGGAAGGCGTCGACCGCAAGCTCTTCATCGATCCCGACGAGTGCATCGACTGCGGCGCCTGCGAGCCCGCGTGCCCCGTCTCGGCGATCTGGGCCGAGGAGGACACGCCCGAGGACCAGAAGGAGTATAAGGGGATCGAAGGGCTCTGGTACAAGGACAAGCCCGCCGCTCGCGCGGCCGTGGACAAGCGCAAGCCGAAGGCCTGA
- a CDS encoding alpha-ketoacid dehydrogenase subunit beta, which yields MAKMTMVQAINLALLQEMERDPSVLVLGQDVGRNEGVFRVTAGLYQKFGAERVIDTPLAESGIVGTAIGMALAGLRPVAEMQFDGFAFLAMGQLEGNAARYRNRTQGQFTVPMVVRMPYGGGVRALEHHSESREQTFATVPGLKVVIPSGPRNARALLVAAIRDPDPVIFMEPKHSYRAFREEVPEVEEVLELGRAQVVRAGTQLTVVGWGAMMPPVLKAVDEVEQSRGVSVEVIDLLTISPLDARTIVASVKKTGRCVVVQEAPRSFGVSSEIVARINDEAFLSLEAPVGRVTHYDVITPYFQRELLYMPSAGRIRRALEATLDF from the coding sequence ATGGCTAAGATGACCATGGTCCAGGCCATCAACCTGGCGCTGCTGCAGGAGATGGAGCGCGATCCGTCGGTGCTGGTGCTCGGCCAGGACGTCGGCCGCAATGAAGGCGTCTTCCGCGTCACCGCCGGGCTCTATCAGAAGTTCGGCGCGGAGCGCGTCATCGACACGCCGCTCGCCGAGTCGGGGATCGTGGGGACGGCGATCGGCATGGCGCTCGCGGGCCTGCGCCCGGTGGCGGAGATGCAGTTCGACGGCTTTGCCTTCCTGGCCATGGGGCAGCTCGAGGGGAACGCCGCGCGCTATCGGAACCGCACGCAGGGCCAGTTCACCGTGCCGATGGTGGTGCGCATGCCCTACGGCGGCGGCGTGCGGGCCCTCGAGCACCACTCGGAGAGCCGCGAGCAGACCTTCGCCACGGTGCCCGGGCTGAAGGTCGTGATCCCGTCGGGGCCGCGCAACGCCCGCGCGCTGCTCGTGGCCGCGATCCGGGATCCCGACCCGGTGATCTTCATGGAGCCGAAGCACTCCTACCGGGCCTTCCGCGAGGAGGTCCCCGAGGTCGAGGAGGTGCTGGAGCTCGGGCGGGCGCAGGTCGTGCGCGCCGGCACGCAGCTCACGGTGGTCGGCTGGGGCGCGATGATGCCTCCGGTCTTGAAGGCCGTCGACGAGGTCGAGCAGAGCCGCGGAGTCAGCGTCGAGGTCATCGACCTGCTCACCATCTCGCCGCTCGACGCGCGGACGATCGTCGCGTCGGTGAAGAAGACCGGCCGGTGCGTGGTCGTGCAGGAGGCGCCCCGCTCCTTCGGTGTCTCGTCGGAGATCGTGGCCCGGATCAACGACGAGGCGTTCCTGTCGCTCGAGGCGCCCGTCGGTCGGGTGACCCACTACGATGTGATTACCCCGTACTTTCAGCGCGAGCTGCTCTACATGCCCAGCGCCGGCCGCATTCGCCGCGCGCTCGAGGCGACGCTCGACTTCTAG